One segment of Carassius auratus strain Wakin chromosome 2, ASM336829v1, whole genome shotgun sequence DNA contains the following:
- the LOC113116701 gene encoding TGF-beta receptor type-1-like, whose protein sequence is MLSTAMDVGTLLSRSLLLTLLLFTVTQEARGLLCYCEQCVNRTCNTTGLCFAVITKSAGLFVTQEGQCIQQDALYPRDRPFQCAPSNNGKHPYCCKTHMCNRNPKVTPELPETEPQSLSPIALAAVIAAPICVLSFVLVLIFYMCHNRSIIHHRVPSEEDPTMDHPFLADGTTLKDLIYDMTTSGSGSGLPLLVQRTIARTIILQESIGKGRFGEVWRGRWRGEEVAVKIFSSREERSWFREAEIYQTVMLRHENILGFIAADNKDNGTWTQLWLVSDYHEHGSLFDYLNRYTVTVEGMIKLSLSTASGLAHLHMEIVGTQGKPAIAHRDVKSKNILVKRNGTCCIADLGLAVRHDSATDTIDIAPNHRVGTKRYMAPEVLDDSINMKHFESFKRADIYALGLVFWEIARRCSIGGIHEDYQLPYYDLVPSDPSIEDMKRVVCDQKLRANIPNRWQSCEALRVMAKVMRECWYANGGARLTALRVKKSLSQLSQQEGIKI, encoded by the exons GACTCCTGTGTTATTGTGAGCAATGTGTAAATCGAACATGCAACACAACTGGCCTGTGTTTTGCTGTCATTACAAAGTCTGCCGGACTGTTTGTGACACAGGAGGGTCAGTGCATTCAGCAGGATGCACTTTACCCACGGGACAGGCCTTTCCAGTGCGCCCCCTCCAACAACGGAAAGCATCCGTACTGCTGCAAAACACACATGTGCAACAGGAACCCAAAAGTCACCCCAG AGTTGCCTGAGACTGAACCCCAGTCTCTGAGTCCCATAGCTTTGGCCGCAGTGATTGCTGCCCCCATCTGCGTGCTGAGCTTCGTGCTGGTGCTGATCTTCTACATGTGCCATAATCGCTCCATCATCCACCATCGTGTGCCAAGTGAGGAAGACCCCACTATGGACCACCCGTTCCTTGCTGACGGCACCACGCTGAAGGACCTTATCTATGACATGACCACTTCTGGATCTGGCTCAG GTTTGCCACTGCTAGTGCAGAGGACTATTGCCAGGACCATCATCCTCCAGGAGAGCATAGGGAAGGGTCGTTTTGGAGAGGTGTGGAGGGGCCGCTGGCGTGGAGAGGAGGTGGCAGTAAAGATCTTCTCCTCCAGAGAGGAGCGTTCTTGGTTCCGTGAGGCGGAGATCTACCAGACTGTCATGCTTCGTCATGAGAACATCCTGGGCTTTATTGCTGCAGACAACAAAG ATAACGGCACATGGACTCAGCTGTGGTTGGTTTCTGATTACCATGAGCACGGCTCGCTCTTTGACTACCTGAACAGGTACACGGTCACAGTGGAGGGCATGATCAAGCTGTCTCTCTCCACCGCTAGCGGTCTGGCTCATCTGCATATGGAGATTGTGGGCACTCAGG GTAAGCCTGCAATTGCCCATCGTGATGTGAAATCCAAAAACATCTTAGTGAAGAGGAATGGTACCTGCTGCATCGCTGACCTTGGATTGGCCGTGCGGCACGATTCAGCCACAGACACCATTGATATTGCACCCAACCACAGAGTGGGCACTAAAAG GTATATGGCCCCTGAGGTGCTGGATGACTCTATTAACATGAAGCACTTTGAGTCTTTTAAAAGAGCAGACATCTATGCCTTGGGTCTGGTGTTTTGGGAAATTGCTCGCCGGTGTTCAATTGGAg GCATCCATGAGGACTACCAGCTCCCCTACTATGACCTTGTACCGTCTGATCCGTCTATAGAGGACATGAAGCGGGTAGTGTGTGACCAAAAGCTTCGTGCCAACATCCCTAACAGGTGGCAGAGCTGCGAG GCCCTGCGTGTGATGGCAAAAGTCATGAGGGAATGCTGGTACGCCAACGGAGGTGCTCGCCTCACCGCTCTGCGTGTGAAGAAGTCTCTATCCCAGCTCAGTCAACAAGAGGGCATCAAGATCTAG
- the LOC113110745 gene encoding vesicular, overexpressed in cancer, prosurvival protein 1-like produces the protein MFQCRTCGSTTHCLKERPSPLSSSFSDLCPSPASGLLITLLFAETVAEKKYCWYFEGDYPVYFVCKTYEDCCGTQCCVRDLSVQRIWYFWLLLIIGILCCCSTGYFIRRRVHPYPPPEGPDFNVSFTRHPNIAPGLRQAGFHNYGDSETAVLSTVYPAQTHPGHMTAVYSALPPYYSQPPPSYDRVMQDSQKKETDS, from the exons ATGTTCCAGTGCAGGACATGTGGATCAACAACCCACTGTTTAAAAGAACGACCATCCCCTCTGTCGAGCAGCTTCAGTGACCTCTGCCCGTCTCCTGCGTCCGGCCTCCTCATCACACTTTTATTTGCTGAG ACAGTTGCTGAAAAAAAGTACTGTTGGTACTTTGAAGGAGATTATCCTGTGTACTTCGT ATGCAAGACATATGAGGACTGCTGTGGCACACAATGCTGTGTTCGAGACCTTTCCGTTCAGAGAATATGGTATTTCTG GCTGCTGCTGATAATTGGCATTTTGTGCTGCTGCAGTACTGGGTACTTCATTCGCAGACGTGTCCACCCTTACCCTCCACCCGAGGGACCtgattttaatgtgtcctttacCAGACACCCCAACATAGCACCAG GGTTGCGTCAGGCTGGCTTTCACAATTATGGAGACTCTGAGACTGCAGTCCTCTCCACCGTCTACCCAGCGCAGACCCACCCCGGTCACATGACTGCAGTGTATTCAGCCCTGCCGCCCTACTACAGCCAGCCCCCTCCTTCATATGATCGGGTCATGCAGGACtcgcagaagaaagaaacagactcTTAG